Proteins encoded within one genomic window of Manis pentadactyla isolate mManPen7 chromosome 4, mManPen7.hap1, whole genome shotgun sequence:
- the LOC118907922 gene encoding histone H2A type 2-A, protein MSGRGKQGGKARAKAKSRSSRAGLQFPVGRVHRLLRKGNYAERVGAGAPVYMAAVLEYLTAEILELAGNAARDNKKTRIIPRHLQLAIRNDEELNKLLGKVTIAQGGVLPNIQAVLLPKKTESHHKAKGK, encoded by the coding sequence ATGTCTGGCCGTGGCAAGCAAGGAGGCAAGGCCCGCGCTAAGGCCAAGTCGCGCTCGTCCCGCGCCGGCCTTCAGTTCCCGGTGGGGCGAGTGCACCGCCTGCTGCGTAAAGGCAACTATGCCGAGCGGGTGGGGGCCGGCGCGCCGGTCTACATGGCAGCGGTGCTCGAGTACCTGACGGCGGAAATCCTGGAACTGGCGGGCAACGCGGCCCGAGACAACAAGAAGACGCGCATCATTCCCCGTCATCTCCAGCTGGCCATCCGCAACGACGAGGAGCTGAACAAGCTGTTGGGCAAAGTCACCATCGCCCAGGGCGGCGTTTTGCCCAACATCCAGGCGGTGTTGCTGCCGAAGAAGACGGAGAGTCACCACAAGGCGAAGGGCAAGTGA
- the LOC118907921 gene encoding LOW QUALITY PROTEIN: histone H3 (The sequence of the model RefSeq protein was modified relative to this genomic sequence to represent the inferred CDS: deleted 2 bases in 1 codon): MTSQPMARQRGTFNCCPAQWGKDCAYKDRCLGPHLVSLPESALQLVVWSAMARTKQTARKSTGGKAPRKQLATKAARKSAPATGGVKKPHRYRPGTVALREIRRYQKSTELLIRKLPFQRLVREIAQDFKTDLRFQSSAVMALQEASEAYLVGLFEDTNLCAIHAKRVTIMPKDIQLARRIRGERA; this comes from the exons ATGACGTCACAGCCAATGGCCCGCCAGCGCGGGACTTTCAATTGTTGTCCCGCccaatggggaaaagactgtGCCTATAAAGACCGCTGCCTGGGCCCGCACCTCGTTAGTCTTCCAGAATCTGCACTG CAGCTCGTGGTTTGGTCCGCTATGGCCCGCACAAAGCAGACCGCCCGCAAGTCGACCGGTGGCAAGGCACCGCGGAAGCAGCTGGCCACCAAGGCGGCCCGCAAGAGCGCGCCGGCCACGGGCGGCGTGAAGAAGCCGCACCGCTACCGGCCGGGCACTGTGGCCCTGCGGGAGATCCGGCGCTACCAGAAGTCTACCGAGCTGCTGATCCGCAAGCTGCCCTTCCAGAGGCTGGTGCGCGAGATCGCGCAGGACTTCAAGACGGACCTGCGTTTCCAGAGTTCCGCCGTGATGGCGCTGCAGGAGGCGAGCGAGGCCTACCTGGTAGGGCTGTTCGAAGACACAAACCTGTGCGCCATCCACGCCAAGCGCGTGACCATCATGCCCAAAGATATACAGCTGGCCCGCCGCATCCGCGGGGAGCGGGCTTAG
- the LOC118907923 gene encoding histone H2B type 2-E-like produces MPEPAKSAPAPKKGSKKAVTKAQKKDGRKRKRSRKESYSIYVYKVLKQVHPDTGISSKAMGIMNSFVNDIFERIAGEASRLAHYNKRSTITSREIQTAVRLLLPGELAKHAVSEGTKAVTKYTSSK; encoded by the coding sequence ATGCCTGAGCCGGCAAAATCCGCTCCCGCGCCCAAAAAGGGCTCGAAGAAAGCGGTCACCAAAGCCCAGAAGAAGGACGGCAGGAAGCGCAAGCGCAGCCGCAAGGAGAGCTACTCCATCTACGTGTACAAGGTGCTGAAGCAGGTGCACCCCGACACCGGCATCTCGTCTAAGGCCATGGGCATCATGAACTCGTTCGTCAACGACATCTTCGAGCGCATCGCGGGCGAGGCGTCCCGCCTGGCGCATTACAACAAGCGCTCCACCATCACGTCCCGGGAGATCCAGACGGCCGTGCGCCTGCTGCTGCCCGGCGAGCTGGCCAAGCATGCCGTGTCCGAGGGCACCAAGGCGGTCACCAAGTACACCAGCTCCAAGTGA